The sequence GCACGCCGAGGTGAGCCGTCAACGCTACGAGCAGGTCAGTCCAAAGATGCGGGCGGTCATCGAAGCCTTTATCGAGGGCGTCAAAGCCTTCATGAAGGAGCACCCGGAAAAAGTTCCTCAATGGGCCCAGGAGATTCACCCCTGGAATGTCATCGCTCTCTCGCGCTTCATCATTTTCGGCTGGCCGCTTGGCGAAGCGGCAGGTGACTTGCGCCGGGCGGGAATCCCCGTCCAGCCGCCGACTTATCGGGGATCGAACGAAGTGCTCATTGCTCCGCAGCGCACGGCCATGCGCGCTCCCATCGCCATCATTGATCCTCACCTCAGTTGGTACGGCGAGTTTCGTTTCTATCAAGTCCGCATCTATGCTGGCGATTTCAAAGTCTCCGGCGTGTCCATCCTCGGCGTTCCGATTCCGGCACTCGGCCACAGTCAGTACTGTTCGGTCGCCATGACGACTGGAGGTCCCGATACATCCGATGTCTACGAGGAGGAGATCAACCCGGAAAATCCTCGCCAGTATCGCTACGACGGGAAATGGCGCGATATGACCGTCCGCAAGGAACGCATCGGTGTGAAGAAGGGGGACCAGATTGACTGGGTGGACGTGGAAATCGAGTACACTCACCACGGACCGGTCGTTGCCCGGAAGGATGGAAAGGCTTATGCCATGGCGGTTCCTTACGCCGAGGAGGTGGGCCTCTCGGATCAGGTCTATGAGATGATGACGGCGCGGAATCTGGAGGAGATGAAGAAGGCCCTCGGCCGTCTCCAGCTTATGGCCCAGAACATCATGGTCGGCTGCGTGCAGGGCGATATTTATTACCTGCGCACCGGGCGCGTGCCGATCCGACCGAAAGGCGTTGATCCGAGCCGTCCAATTCCCGGCAATACCTCGGCCACCGAATGGCAGGGGATTCATCCGCTCAGCGATCTCGTGCAGATCACGAATCCCCCGTCGGGCTACATGCATAACTGCAACGTCACGCCCTTCGCCATGATGAAGGATAGTCCGCTCACGCCGGAGAAGTATGCTGCCTATCCTTATATCTACAATGCCAGTCGCACGGCACCGCGCCATCAGCGCGGCGAGATGATGACCGAACTTCTCGACGCTGCCACGAATGTCACCGACGAACAGGCCATAGAGATCGCTTTTAATACGCAAGTGTGGTACGCCGAATTGTGGCAGGCGCGATTGAAAGAGGCGTGGACGCGAACGCCCGATACCGACAAAACCGAGGACATGACGGTCGTCTACTCTCTCATTCAGGGGTGGAACCGGCGCAGCGATCCTGATTCTGAAGGAGCGTTGGCTTATTACGCTTTCAAAAAGGGATTGGGGCCGACGCTGGCGCCGCTGGTTGATCCTCCGGCGTCGGTGACGGATCAGGAATTGGTTCAGGCCGTAGCTCGTGCGGCTGAATGGCTGAAGACGACGTTTGGCTCGCTGCGCGTCCCCTACGGGTGCTATTTCCGGGTCGGACGGCAGGGCGGCAAACGAACCTGGCCCGTCGGGGGAGGCTCGCTCAACAGCGGTCCGAACAACGTCGGAATGGCGACGATTCGCGCTATCGGATTTTCGCCCGTCGGTAATGAGATGGTCGGTCGTAGCGGACAAACGTCAACCCAGATCGTCATCCTCACCAATCCTCCTCGATCATATTCAGTGGTCCCGCTCGGTCACAGCGATGATCCCAACAGCCCTCACTGGGACGATCAGGCGGAGAAACTCTTCAGTCGGGGCCGCGCCGCTCCCACCTATTTCATGCGGCGGGACGAGTTGCTCAAGCACGTCACCGCGCGAAAAGTCCTCCGCTATCAGGCGAAGTAACGACCACCCGCGCGGCTTATGGCTTCGGGCGCGGATGCGAAGCCTGCGACGGATTTGGTGCATATCGCGCGTCTCGCTTTGACAGCTGGAGGGGAGACGCTGTATAGTCCCATCTTGTTTTTTGATCTTTGACAGCTTTCTTTGCGCAGAGGGTGAACGGGAAGTGTGGTGAAAATCCACCGCTGCCCTCGCAACTGTGAGCGGCTACGAAATCCTCACAGCCACTGTCGGGAGATGGTCTCTTCAAGCTCTGAAGAGGCTGGCCCGGTGGGAAGGCCAGGAGAGTAGGCTCGATGCCGCAAGCCAGGAGACCGGCCCGCTGCGTTCCAAATTAACCTCCGTCTTACGGGGGTCGAGACAAGGAGGGATTATGATGAAACGTCTGATCGGTTACTCGCTCAGTCTATCCTGTTTCCTCTTCTCAGTCATTCCACTGCTTCACCCTGCCGTTGCTTTGTCCGCACCCTTTGCCCCGGGCCTCCGGGTGCGCGTCCTCGATCCGGCGGGCGATTCAATTCGAGGCGCGCGCGTTCGGCTCTTCTCGCGCGACGGATTGCAATGGACTGCTGTGACCGACGACAGCGGCATCTGCGAATTTGCCCGCGTCCGCTCCGGGGACTATCTTCTCGACATCGAAGCTCCGGGCTTCCGCCAACAGGTGATGACCCTGAGAGTGACCGGGGCTGAGGATCAAACGGTCGAGGTGACGCTATCGGCGGCCGGTGTGCGCGAGGAGCTGGTTGTCACGCCCAGCGGAACTCCACAATCGGTGGACGAGGCCGCCAAGTCTATCTCGGTTGTCAGCGCGGACGAGATCGAGCGACGAAACGAATACTCGCTCATCGAGTCGTTGCGTCCGGCAGCCGGAGTCCGGACGGTTCAGCTCGGCGGGCCCGGTGGGTTCTCGAAGATTTTTGTCCGGGGACTCCGCGTGGCTGACACGTCGCTTCTCCTGGACGGCCTGCGCGTGCGCGATGCCGCCGATTTCCGCGGTAGCGCCAATCCGCTTCTCGAGGACATTCTCGTCACGAATGTCGAGCGGATTGAAGTATTGCGCGGTTCCGGTAGCTCCCTCTACGGGAGTCATGCTGTCGGTGGCGTCATTAATATCGTCCCGGCGGGAGGAGGAGGTCCCTTCGGATTTGACCTCGGCTTCGAGGGGGGAAGCATGGGATTTTTCCGCGAGCACGCTCAGCTCAGCGGAGGTACGACGAACCTCGACTATAGCGTCGCCGCTACCCGGCTCGATGTGACTCATGGCGTTCACGGTCAGGACGTCTTTCGGACGACGAGCCTCGGCGGACGCATTCATTACACCATCGCTCCGAGTGCACATCTGCGCGGAACCGTTCATTTCAGCGATGGGATGAAACGGCTCAGCGAAAGCCCGTTCCCCATCGGACCGCCCGGCAATGAATTCGGATTTGCGACGGGTAATGGTCCGGTCGCCGGATGGGTCGAAAATCAGCCCGATCCGGATAGCTTCCGCGACGGCCGTATGTTTGTGGGCTCCGTCGTCTTCTCCGGACAGGTTGGTGGTTTCTATGGCTACTCGGCTTCATTCCAATCCGTTGTAACTGATCGGATATTCGACGACGGTCCGGCTCAGAGTGCGAGGGCGAAGGATCTCGGTCTCTTTGAGTTTCCCTCGATCTTTCGCAGCGATGGGCGGATCGAAACGTTCAACGTCACCAACACGATTCGCGCGGGCAGGACTCATCTTGTGAGCCTGGGCATCGAAGTCGAAAGGGAATCATACACGCAGGAATTTCAATCGCCGGGATTCTCCACGCCCGCGACGACTGACCGCCAGCGATCGCTCGCCTTCTTTGCTCAGAATCAGGCGAGGTTTTTCGATGGGCGGTTTCAGGTTGCCACCTCGTTTCGCACGCAGAGTTTCTCACTTCGCAATCCGCAGAGCGTGCCGGAAGTTCAGAATATCCCCATCCCTCGGGCCTATGTCGGCGACGGTTCGATCGCCTATTCCGTCGCCCGAACGGGAACGAAGTTCCGCGCCCATGTGGGGAATAGCTTTCGTGCGCCGAGCCTGAGCGAACGATTCTCCACCTTCCGGGGTCAACGGGTCGGAAATCCCTTCTTGCGGCCCGAACGTGCCCTCTCGCTAGATGGCGGCCTGGATCAAATCCTCTGGGGAGGGAAAGTGCGCGCGTCGGCGACCTACTTTTATACCCGATTGCAGGAAGTGATCGTCTCGACCGCGCTCTTTCGCACGGTGAATGCGCGAGGGGCGCTGGCTCGCGGGTTTGAATTCAGCCTGGAAGCGTCGCCCTCGAGCGGACTCGTTGTCAATGCTGCCTACACCTATGCGAACTCGGCTCAGGTGCTCCCCGGCACGACGTTGCTCGCCGATAATCGGCGACTTCCCTCAGGTGCAAGCCTTCAGTCTTTCAGCATCCCGCGTCACACCTTCAGCCTCGAGGTCAATCGCAGTTTCCGGCGCGGTTTGAACATCACCTTCGATTTCATTTCGGTCAGCCGCCATAACTTCCCGTTGTTTGATCCGCTCTTCTTCTCGCAGGTGATCTTCCCGTTCGACGGTTACTTTAAAGCCGATCTGGGCGCGAGCTTCACGAGGGCCGTCGGCGAGCGGTGGCGTGTGACCCTTTACGGCAAGGTGGATAATCTCTTTGACCGGAGGATTATCGAGGAAGGATTCCGTGCGCCGGGTGCTGTCGGAATCGGCGGCATCAAGTTCCAGTTCTAGGCGCAGGTGATCATCGCCGAGCGCGAGATACCCATCACCGCCGGTGGGCGGCGAAAGGCCCCACGAGGGCTGCCGCCGCCCCCGGCTGTCATCTTCCCTACGCGCGCTTAAGTCGTAGCCGCGTGCACGACCGGGGAGGTAACGACCCTGCGGAGTCAGGGACCCGGCCTATCAAAATCTACGGAAGAGGAAAACCGAACCAGGGAAATTTCATCCCTCCGGTCAGTGTTGCTTGGACGACGGGGACTTGAAAATGCGATCTCCTGCAAACGCATTGAGCGCGTTGTGGCGCAGCCGTGTGGCCGTTCGGATGGCGTCGCTCACGTCTCCGCTCTGACTCAGGGGAATGAGCCGCTCGATCTGTTCGAGCGTGCGAATCTGTTTACGAACTTCGAGATCGAAATCTCGGTAGGCGGATTTACGACGGCTCGGTTTGGGCGAAATCGTCTCGATGAGCGAGTAGGCGTAGGTGACGAGCACCTTGTACTCGTGACTGATCCGGCTGATTTCGCCGTATTCTTCGCGCAGAGCATGCTGGCGAATGAGGTCCAGTCGTTGCGCGGCGAACTTCAGCAGGAGCTTCATGCGCTTGCCGATATTGGACTGGCGACTGAGTTCTGCGCGCTCGCTCGGTGCGAGCAAAGCCTGAACCGTCTGCTCGTCCGGGGCAGTTTGACCTGTGACCTCCGACCCCTGCCGAAGCGAGATCGTGGACTCCATCCGCTCGCGTCCCGGCGCGGCCGGAGAGGAGGCCCCCGCAGGCCGAATCGGGAGGAATAAGTTTGCGACGATGCTCCAGACGAGAAAGCACGCAATCATGAAACGCCCCCCGTGATGTCCTCGCCGAGCGATCATCTCTTTGACTCCTTGCGTCGTCTCTTTGCTTCCTCAATGAGGCGTTTGAGCGCCGGGATGCGCAGACGCGCGTTCTCGATCTCGTTCTTGTGTTTGAGTGGATCCGCCAGAGCGATGAATTTCTCGTAAAGGGTCATGGCCGGCTCGTACTGCCCTAATCGGTCGTTGCAGATGGCGAGGAAATAATAGGCGACGGGTTGCTGCGGCTGTCGCTCAACAATCCAGCCGAAATGATGGGATGCTTGCGCATAGTCTTTCAGCTCGTAGAACGCCGTGCCCAGGCCGGCGTGGGCATGGGCATTCTCAGGGTCGCGGGCGAGCACTGCCCGGAATTGCTCGAGGGCATCGGTAAAACGCCGGCTCTTGAGAAGTGCCGATCCATAGTTAGCGCGAAACACAAGGTTGCTCGGCTCCAGCGCGACCGCGCGCCCGTAGGCGCGAACGGCTTCCTCCGCATCGGTGGAGAGGAGCAGTTCCCCTAACCGGCCCCAGGCGGTCGCATCAGTGGGGAAAAGTTCCGTTGCTCGCCTGGCTTCGGCGAGAGCGTCTGCGATCCGTCCCGATTTCGCCAGCCAGGCTATTAATCGCTCGCGGGCCGGACGATTCTTCGGATCCTCCAGCAGAAGCTTCTGACAGAGGGCGATAGCCTGATCGTCCTTGTTGATGTGCGCGTAAGCATCGGCCAGTTGCAAGGCCCGGTCGGGTGACGGATCAACTTTCTGAAGGATTTCCAGGTCCTCCACGGCGCGGAGATAATCCTTCCGCTGGAGCAGCAACCGGCTGCGTCCCTCTCGAGCCAGGCGATCGTTCGGATCGAGAGCGAGGGCTCGACTGTACTGCTCTATGGCGTCGTCCGTCCGACCGGCCTGTTCGTACGCCGCGCCCAGCAGACTGAAGGCTTCGGCAGGGGGCGCCTCACGGGCGATTACCTGTTGCAGTTCGGTAATGGCGCGATCCAGAGCGCGACGCGATAGAAAGAGCGACGCCAGATTCAACCGCACCCGGGGCCAGCCGGGATCTCGCGCGAGCGCCTTCGTCAACTCCTCTTCCGCTCGGGCCGGATCATTCTGCCGGATGAAAAGTTCCGCTTGGAGATTATGCACCCGCGCGAAGAAGGATCGGACAGAAGGGTCGGCTGCGGCGGGATCGGGCAAAAAGTCTTTTTCCAATTCGATCAGGCGTGCGAGGTCGCGAGCGGCTTGTTCCATCTGTCCGAGGGAAAGCTCTGCCAGGGCCCGCTGGTAGAGGGCCTCGGGGAAGTCGGGGATCAGCTCCAGAGCCCGGCTGTAGTGAGCAATGGCTTCCGTCAGATGGCCTTGGGCGTGAACCTTCTGACCCTCTTCAAATTCCCTTACCGCCTGCTGGCGCACATCGGCTTCGGCGACAGGACGCGGGGGCGACGACGGTCGAGAGGGTTTTTGCGGGCTCCCCCCGGAGCCCACCACGAGCGCGAGCAGGAGAAAGGATGTCCGCACACCCTTGCTCATCCCGATGACTATCCTCACTGTTTGTCGCCGGAGATGGTAGCACATTTTGCCACCTGATGCATCTTCCGTTCAAAGCCGGTTCTGTGATAGCATAACGGCACCGTCAGCGAATACGAATGTCGAGGAGGGATCAGAGGACAATGGGATTTGAAGCACTCGGAATGGTCGAAACGAAGGGGTTCGTCGGCGCTGTGGAGGCAGCCGATGCCATGGTGAAGGCGGCCAATGTGAGACTGATCGGTCGCGAGTATATCGGTTCGGGTTACGTGACAATCTTCGTGCGCGGGGACGTCGGGGCAGTCAAAGCGGCCACTGATGCCGGAGCCGCTGCCGCCCGGCGTGTCGGCGAACTGATCAGCGTTCACGTCATTCCCCGACCCCATCCTGAAGTCGAACGCATCCTGCCCAACGGCGGAGGCGTCATCGAGGGAGAGGCGCGTGAGATTCCCGTCCTGACCGGCGAAGGGGGACAGGCTCTCGCCGAGCGCAGCGCCAACGTTCTCGAATCGGAAACCGATACGGCCCGGCGTCGCAGACCAAACCGGAGTTGAACAGGTCGAGTCACGCTTTTCGGGCTGATAGCCGTATCCTATGCTCAGCGATCAGGATTTGGTCTCCATTCAACAAGCCCGCGAACTGGTCCAGCGGGCAGCCGACGCTCAGCGAGCCCTGGCCGAGTTCACACAATCCCGGGTTGATCGTGTCTTTGCCGCAGTGACCGAGGCCGCTCTGGCTCAGTCCGAACGACTGGCCGAGATGGCCCATCAGGAGACCGGCTATGGCAATGTGGCCGATAAGACGATCAAGAATCGTTTCGCGGCGCTCTGCGTCTACGAGGCGTTTCGTGATTTGAAGACCTGCGGCATCATCCGTGAGACGGAGAGCCTCATCGAAATGGCCGATCCGCGCGGTGTTGTTGCCGCCATCATTCCTTCGACCAATCCCACCTCAACCACCATCTACAAAATTCTCATTGCCCTCAAAGCCCGCAACAGTATCGTACTGAGTCCGCACCCGGCTGCCGTGCGCTGCATCAGCGAAACTGCCCGGATCTTGCGGGAGGCGGCAGTTGCCGAAGGTGTGCCGCCGGATGCGATTGGATGCCTCACGGTTCCCACTCTGGAGGGAACGCAGGAACTCATGAAGCATCGGCTCACCGCCGTCATCCTGGCCACCGGTGGATTGGGACTTGTGCGTGCTGCCTATTCCAGCGGCAAACCCGCCTTCGGC comes from Blastocatellia bacterium and encodes:
- a CDS encoding tetratricopeptide repeat protein produces the protein MSKGVRTSFLLLALVVGSGGSPQKPSRPSSPPRPVAEADVRQQAVREFEEGQKVHAQGHLTEAIAHYSRALELIPDFPEALYQRALAELSLGQMEQAARDLARLIELEKDFLPDPAAADPSVRSFFARVHNLQAELFIRQNDPARAEEELTKALARDPGWPRVRLNLASLFLSRRALDRAITELQQVIAREAPPAEAFSLLGAAYEQAGRTDDAIEQYSRALALDPNDRLAREGRSRLLLQRKDYLRAVEDLEILQKVDPSPDRALQLADAYAHINKDDQAIALCQKLLLEDPKNRPARERLIAWLAKSGRIADALAEARRATELFPTDATAWGRLGELLLSTDAEEAVRAYGRAVALEPSNLVFRANYGSALLKSRRFTDALEQFRAVLARDPENAHAHAGLGTAFYELKDYAQASHHFGWIVERQPQQPVAYYFLAICNDRLGQYEPAMTLYEKFIALADPLKHKNEIENARLRIPALKRLIEEAKRRRKESKR
- a CDS encoding TonB-dependent receptor; translation: MMKRLIGYSLSLSCFLFSVIPLLHPAVALSAPFAPGLRVRVLDPAGDSIRGARVRLFSRDGLQWTAVTDDSGICEFARVRSGDYLLDIEAPGFRQQVMTLRVTGAEDQTVEVTLSAAGVREELVVTPSGTPQSVDEAAKSISVVSADEIERRNEYSLIESLRPAAGVRTVQLGGPGGFSKIFVRGLRVADTSLLLDGLRVRDAADFRGSANPLLEDILVTNVERIEVLRGSGSSLYGSHAVGGVINIVPAGGGGPFGFDLGFEGGSMGFFREHAQLSGGTTNLDYSVAATRLDVTHGVHGQDVFRTTSLGGRIHYTIAPSAHLRGTVHFSDGMKRLSESPFPIGPPGNEFGFATGNGPVAGWVENQPDPDSFRDGRMFVGSVVFSGQVGGFYGYSASFQSVVTDRIFDDGPAQSARAKDLGLFEFPSIFRSDGRIETFNVTNTIRAGRTHLVSLGIEVERESYTQEFQSPGFSTPATTDRQRSLAFFAQNQARFFDGRFQVATSFRTQSFSLRNPQSVPEVQNIPIPRAYVGDGSIAYSVARTGTKFRAHVGNSFRAPSLSERFSTFRGQRVGNPFLRPERALSLDGGLDQILWGGKVRASATYFYTRLQEVIVSTALFRTVNARGALARGFEFSLEASPSSGLVVNAAYTYANSAQVLPGTTLLADNRRLPSGASLQSFSIPRHTFSLEVNRSFRRGLNITFDFISVSRHNFPLFDPLFFSQVIFPFDGYFKADLGASFTRAVGERWRVTLYGKVDNLFDRRIIEEGFRAPGAVGIGGIKFQF
- a CDS encoding penicillin acylase family protein, translated to MRHAAAEAVIYRDEFGIPHIFADTLEAAAYAVGYAQAEDRLEELLKNYRRATGTMAEVFGPEYFSSDYTQRVWRHAEVSRQRYEQVSPKMRAVIEAFIEGVKAFMKEHPEKVPQWAQEIHPWNVIALSRFIIFGWPLGEAAGDLRRAGIPVQPPTYRGSNEVLIAPQRTAMRAPIAIIDPHLSWYGEFRFYQVRIYAGDFKVSGVSILGVPIPALGHSQYCSVAMTTGGPDTSDVYEEEINPENPRQYRYDGKWRDMTVRKERIGVKKGDQIDWVDVEIEYTHHGPVVARKDGKAYAMAVPYAEEVGLSDQVYEMMTARNLEEMKKALGRLQLMAQNIMVGCVQGDIYYLRTGRVPIRPKGVDPSRPIPGNTSATEWQGIHPLSDLVQITNPPSGYMHNCNVTPFAMMKDSPLTPEKYAAYPYIYNASRTAPRHQRGEMMTELLDAATNVTDEQAIEIAFNTQVWYAELWQARLKEAWTRTPDTDKTEDMTVVYSLIQGWNRRSDPDSEGALAYYAFKKGLGPTLAPLVDPPASVTDQELVQAVARAAEWLKTTFGSLRVPYGCYFRVGRQGGKRTWPVGGGSLNSGPNNVGMATIRAIGFSPVGNEMVGRSGQTSTQIVILTNPPRSYSVVPLGHSDDPNSPHWDDQAEKLFSRGRAAPTYFMRRDELLKHVTARKVLRYQAK